From a region of the Spelaeicoccus albus genome:
- a CDS encoding SGNH/GDSL hydrolase family protein: protein MTFSSFVALGDSFSEGLNDPAPGGDPDRFRGWADRLAEMLVVSPVGSPALRYANLAVRGKLLASIVDDQVPRAAELAPDLVTLCAGGNDCIRPAADPDELAARLDDAVQTLQAAGCTVMLANGFDTRMTPLLKALRGRVGVYNANMWTIAGRRGALMLDLWGLQSIQDLRLWSDDRLHLTSEGHELVARRALAVLEGRTAEDDELPPARPPRPLRQAVTEEAHWVREHLAPWVGRRLRGRSSGDGRSPKLPELTRVTPDK from the coding sequence GTGACCTTTTCCAGTTTTGTCGCCCTCGGCGATTCTTTCAGCGAAGGATTGAACGACCCCGCGCCGGGAGGCGATCCGGACCGGTTCCGCGGATGGGCGGACCGGCTGGCCGAAATGCTCGTCGTGTCGCCGGTCGGCTCCCCGGCCTTGCGGTACGCGAACCTGGCCGTCCGCGGAAAACTCCTTGCGTCGATAGTCGACGACCAAGTGCCGCGTGCAGCCGAGCTCGCCCCGGACCTCGTGACGCTGTGCGCGGGCGGCAACGACTGCATCCGGCCGGCCGCCGATCCGGACGAGCTTGCCGCACGGCTCGACGACGCCGTCCAGACCCTGCAGGCCGCCGGCTGCACGGTCATGCTGGCAAATGGGTTCGATACGCGAATGACGCCGCTGCTCAAGGCCCTGCGCGGACGGGTCGGCGTCTACAACGCGAACATGTGGACTATCGCTGGGCGTCGCGGCGCACTCATGCTCGATCTGTGGGGATTGCAGTCCATCCAGGATCTGCGGCTCTGGTCCGATGACAGGCTGCATCTGACCTCGGAGGGCCACGAGCTCGTGGCCCGTCGTGCCCTGGCCGTGCTCGAAGGCAGGACCGCCGAGGACGACGAGCTGCCGCCGGCACGGCCGCCGCGCCCGCTGCGTCAAGCGGTCACCGAGGAGGCACACTGGGTTCGCGAGCACTTGGCGCCGTGGGTGGGCCGCCGGCTGCGCGGCCGTTCCTCCGGCGACGGGCGCTCGCCCAAGCTTCCGGAACTGACGCGGGTCACGCCGGATAAGTGA
- the otsB gene encoding trehalose-phosphatase, whose protein sequence is MTPVPRQLHDALPRFAARDRILVALDFDGTLSPFVDDPQAAAPLPGSVQALRELAAIPGVFIGYISGRPVADLSRRVQPPDGAMFVGSHGAEIDLGAGKTAWIALDDAEAAELADLRADLARELAEVPGIRLEDKPAGVVVHFRQAADAHGGLAVDAARRVHVRHPRAKMTDGHQVVEFALRHASKGDGIAVLRDHVRPDALLFVGDDTTDEDGFAVLGPDDVSVKVGGGESLAQFRVGTPQDVESLLSDLLTLRREVDRCSVTGR, encoded by the coding sequence GTGACGCCGGTCCCCCGGCAGTTGCACGACGCGCTGCCGCGGTTTGCGGCGCGTGACCGAATTCTGGTGGCGCTCGATTTCGACGGCACCTTGTCGCCGTTCGTCGACGATCCGCAGGCTGCCGCTCCCTTGCCGGGCAGCGTGCAGGCGCTGCGCGAGCTCGCAGCCATTCCCGGCGTGTTCATCGGGTATATTTCGGGCCGACCGGTCGCCGATCTCAGCCGACGCGTGCAGCCGCCGGACGGCGCCATGTTCGTCGGCAGCCACGGAGCCGAAATCGACCTGGGCGCCGGCAAGACGGCGTGGATTGCCTTGGACGACGCCGAAGCAGCCGAGCTGGCCGATTTGCGGGCCGATCTGGCGCGCGAGCTCGCGGAGGTTCCGGGCATCCGGTTGGAGGACAAGCCGGCAGGCGTGGTCGTGCACTTCCGCCAGGCGGCCGACGCGCACGGCGGGCTGGCCGTCGATGCGGCACGCCGCGTTCACGTCCGGCACCCGCGCGCGAAAATGACCGATGGGCATCAGGTTGTCGAGTTCGCGTTACGCCATGCATCGAAGGGCGACGGGATCGCCGTCCTGCGCGATCACGTCCGACCGGATGCGCTCTTGTTCGTCGGCGACGATACGACCGATGAGGACGGGTTCGCCGTGCTCGGTCCCGACGACGTGTCGGTGAAGGTCGGCGGCGGCGAGTCGCTTGCCCAATTCCGGGTCGGGACGCCGCAGGACGTCGAATCCCTTCTGTCCGACCTCCTCACCCTCCGCCGAGAGGTGGATAGGTGCTCGGTTACCGGCCGGTAG
- a CDS encoding LacI family DNA-binding transcriptional regulator: MPLHLKDVAARAGVSTATASRVLRAVPGVSDKARNAVWAAVDVLGYRRPSDRERLRPVGVVTLQRPSALLDATGDVRARLISRFAADGLATAVLPVAADDGPDAEARAIDALLRAGASALVIMTGRELSTADAAVRAYRRAAGEGIPVAVIGASRHAGEPAVPEWQRSLTRMGVDEAAAMDAGVKHLVSIGHRRIALTLPEQADKSGAAQGFRRSMAARLHIVGSRADAPVVVAADTVESGTQTAGELVDSGSTAIIAGSPALTLGALAAARRRGLGVPERLSVVGYCDVPGGESLDPPLTVVRVPAGAMADAAAGEVLRAVRARPEPPGRIAMAAPDLTFQGELVVRSSTSRPIRR; the protein is encoded by the coding sequence ATGCCGTTGCACTTGAAGGACGTGGCCGCCCGGGCAGGAGTGTCCACGGCAACGGCCAGCCGCGTGTTGCGCGCCGTCCCCGGCGTCAGCGACAAGGCCAGGAACGCCGTGTGGGCCGCCGTCGACGTGCTGGGCTACCGGCGTCCGAGCGACCGGGAACGCTTGCGGCCGGTCGGCGTCGTCACGCTGCAACGCCCGTCGGCGCTGCTCGACGCGACCGGCGACGTCCGCGCCCGGCTGATATCGCGTTTTGCCGCGGACGGCCTGGCCACCGCGGTGCTGCCGGTCGCGGCCGATGACGGCCCGGACGCCGAAGCGCGGGCAATCGACGCGTTATTGCGGGCGGGGGCATCCGCACTGGTGATCATGACCGGCCGGGAGCTGTCGACGGCAGACGCGGCAGTGCGCGCGTACCGGCGGGCGGCCGGCGAGGGCATTCCGGTAGCGGTCATCGGGGCATCCAGGCACGCCGGAGAACCCGCGGTGCCGGAATGGCAGCGGTCGCTGACGCGCATGGGCGTGGACGAGGCCGCGGCCATGGACGCCGGAGTGAAGCATTTGGTGTCCATCGGGCACCGCCGCATTGCGTTGACACTTCCGGAACAGGCCGACAAGTCCGGCGCGGCGCAAGGGTTCCGCCGGTCGATGGCCGCGCGTTTGCACATCGTCGGCTCACGTGCCGACGCGCCCGTCGTCGTGGCTGCCGACACCGTCGAATCGGGCACTCAGACGGCCGGGGAACTTGTCGATTCCGGTAGCACCGCAATCATCGCGGGATCGCCGGCGTTGACCTTGGGAGCGCTTGCAGCGGCCCGTCGACGCGGGCTCGGGGTTCCGGAGCGGCTCTCGGTGGTCGGATATTGCGACGTGCCCGGCGGCGAAAGCCTCGATCCGCCCTTGACGGTGGTGCGGGTGCCGGCCGGGGCCATGGCTGACGCCGCGGCCGGCGAGGTTCTCCGGGCCGTTCGGGCCCGTCCGGAGCCGCCGGGTCGGATCGCCATGGCTGCGCCCGATCTGACGTTCCAGGGCGAACTCGTTGTCCGTTCGTCGACGTCCAGGCCGATCCGGCGCTGA
- a CDS encoding PspC domain-containing protein: protein MELVRPKRGRWIAGVCAGLGDRFGISAGIIRLLFIVSCLLPGPQFLIYIALWVVVPNAAKR from the coding sequence ATGGAACTCGTTCGTCCCAAGCGCGGGCGCTGGATCGCCGGCGTCTGTGCCGGTCTCGGCGACCGGTTCGGCATCAGCGCAGGAATCATCCGGCTGTTGTTCATCGTCTCGTGCTTACTCCCGGGGCCGCAGTTCCTCATCTACATCGCGCTCTGGGTCGTCGTCCCGAACGCCGCCAAGCGCTGA
- a CDS encoding ketopantoate reductase family protein, with protein sequence MNRYIIIGAGAIGGTLAARLTEHGREVVAVARGEHGRAIGRRGLTLRSPDDTVTVRPKVAASPSEVRLRTSDVLVLAVKTQQAGAALAEWADVRVVNETGDDIGAAGDLLPIATALNGVHADELAARYFTTVIAACVLLPAVFLQPGEVMVRVAPVSGGFIVGSPLPGPLGIDEAASTAVETIRRDWTSATFEVLPVPNVMDWKYTKLVSNLANAPQALLGPDSDELSAIVELASTEGARVLDEAGIARVSGAERERMRTFISGVRPVPGQPDSIGGSTWQSLRRGTALESDFLNGEIVAVAHRHGRRAPVNAALARLARTASARGLRPGQTSAAAIRAAIGEAAGAETAGRADSGSAAAPPVAD encoded by the coding sequence GTGAATCGCTACATCATCATCGGCGCCGGAGCTATCGGCGGAACCCTTGCTGCGCGGCTGACCGAACACGGCCGGGAGGTCGTTGCGGTGGCACGCGGCGAACACGGCAGGGCAATCGGCCGGCGCGGGCTGACCTTGCGCTCCCCCGACGACACAGTCACCGTCCGGCCGAAAGTGGCGGCGTCGCCGTCCGAGGTGCGCCTCAGAACGTCCGACGTGCTCGTCCTTGCGGTAAAAACGCAGCAGGCCGGCGCAGCGCTGGCCGAATGGGCGGACGTGCGCGTCGTGAACGAGACGGGCGACGACATCGGCGCGGCCGGCGATCTGCTGCCGATCGCGACGGCGCTCAACGGAGTGCACGCCGATGAGCTCGCGGCACGATACTTCACGACTGTGATCGCGGCGTGCGTGCTGTTACCGGCGGTCTTCCTGCAGCCCGGCGAGGTCATGGTCCGCGTCGCGCCGGTCAGCGGCGGGTTCATCGTGGGAAGTCCGTTGCCGGGCCCGCTCGGGATCGATGAGGCGGCGTCGACGGCCGTCGAGACGATCCGGCGCGACTGGACGTCCGCCACGTTCGAAGTGCTTCCCGTGCCCAACGTGATGGATTGGAAGTACACAAAGCTCGTGTCCAACCTGGCCAATGCGCCGCAAGCCCTGCTCGGCCCCGACTCGGACGAGCTCTCCGCGATCGTCGAGTTGGCGAGCACGGAAGGTGCGAGGGTGCTGGACGAGGCCGGCATCGCCCGCGTGAGCGGAGCCGAACGCGAACGGATGCGAACTTTCATCTCCGGCGTGCGGCCGGTGCCGGGCCAGCCCGATTCGATCGGAGGATCGACGTGGCAATCCCTGAGGCGCGGCACGGCCCTCGAATCCGATTTCCTGAACGGCGAGATCGTGGCGGTCGCCCATCGGCACGGCAGACGCGCGCCGGTGAACGCCGCCTTGGCACGGCTTGCGCGGACTGCGTCGGCACGCGGACTTCGCCCGGGCCAGACCAGCGCAGCGGCGATTCGTGCGGCGATCGGCGAGGCGGCCGGCGCCGAGACGGCCGGCCGTGCCGACTCGGGTTCGGCCGCCGCGCCGCCGGTGGCAGACTAG
- a CDS encoding DsbA family protein, translating to MPSGKSNKNNRASAREQARRIAEVQARKERASKIWLRGGVVALIVAVAVVIVVIVATSQTDAPKGHVSSPSVTPSTYVDGGITFGKGDTPIAPPGTKNKDVPKSLEPANSKTLKKGAAHLVVYLDLQCPVCKSFEQINGAHIQHWAKTGNVAVEYRPIAFLDDSSNGNRYSSRAANAMGCVADSQPKKYMHTLTTMFGKQPEENGHGMTDQQLIAGIKSAGVDVNKKIDTSAKGKNPTVAKCISGEFFKKSVAYNTSQALKKISATPTVLLNGKEVSGKTWQDANKFSIKVLKAAGALDDSK from the coding sequence ATGCCGTCAGGAAAATCCAATAAGAACAACCGCGCCTCCGCGCGCGAGCAAGCCCGCCGGATCGCAGAAGTCCAGGCGCGCAAGGAACGCGCCTCCAAGATCTGGCTGCGAGGCGGCGTTGTTGCGCTGATCGTGGCAGTAGCAGTGGTGATAGTCGTCATCGTGGCCACCAGTCAGACCGATGCACCGAAGGGGCACGTGTCCTCGCCGTCCGTCACGCCGAGCACCTACGTGGACGGAGGAATCACCTTCGGCAAGGGTGACACGCCTATCGCGCCGCCGGGCACCAAGAACAAGGACGTGCCGAAGAGTCTCGAGCCGGCGAACTCGAAGACGCTCAAAAAAGGTGCTGCGCACCTGGTGGTCTACCTCGACCTGCAATGTCCGGTGTGCAAGAGCTTTGAACAAATCAACGGCGCGCACATCCAGCACTGGGCCAAAACCGGAAACGTCGCAGTCGAATACCGGCCCATTGCGTTCTTGGACGATTCCTCGAACGGCAACAGGTACTCTTCGCGCGCTGCCAATGCGATGGGCTGCGTGGCCGACAGCCAGCCAAAGAAGTACATGCACACGCTAACCACGATGTTCGGCAAGCAGCCCGAAGAGAACGGGCACGGGATGACCGATCAGCAACTGATCGCCGGCATCAAGAGCGCCGGCGTCGATGTGAACAAGAAGATCGACACGTCGGCCAAGGGAAAGAATCCGACGGTGGCGAAATGCATCTCGGGCGAATTTTTCAAAAAGTCCGTCGCATACAACACGTCGCAGGCGCTGAAGAAGATTTCGGCTACGCCGACAGTGCTGTTGAACGGCAAGGAAGTCAGCGGCAAGACCTGGCAGGACGCGAACAAGTTCTCGATCAAGGTGCTTAAGGCCGCGGGCGCATTGGACGACTCGAAGTAA
- a CDS encoding alpha,alpha-trehalose-phosphate synthase (UDP-forming) encodes MTQRTKRFDFVVVANRLPVDRVTGEDGKPGWKRSPGGLVSGLEPVMHTQDGAWIGWGGSTDEKIAPFDLDEMRLVPVELSAAEFEQYYEGFANASLWPLYHDVIAPPEFHRAWWDAYVRVNQRFAKAAAATAADKAVVWVHDYQLQLVPAMLRDLRPDVKIGFFNHIPFPPYEIFAQLPWRRRILEGLLGADLIGFQRPYDTANFLRAVRRKIGTTARHGMVKVPGTDGGEGRIAKAQSFPISIDSQSLAELAADPDVQRRAAEIRTELGDPRVLMLGVDRMDYTKGIRHRLKAFGELMDDGDLTVPDVTLVQIATPSRERLEYYKQIRTDVELAVGRINGEHGELGAAAVHYMHHSYPRREMVAFYLAADVMLVTALRDGMNLVAKEYVATRLDNTGALVLSEFTGAADELRQAILVNPHDIIDLKQSILRAVNIEPREASRRMRSLRRRVSEDDVKHWSHRFLSTLAHVREHP; translated from the coding sequence ATGACTCAGCGAACAAAGCGATTCGATTTCGTCGTCGTCGCCAATAGGCTCCCGGTCGACAGGGTGACCGGCGAAGACGGCAAGCCCGGCTGGAAACGGTCACCCGGCGGGCTGGTCTCCGGACTGGAGCCGGTCATGCATACCCAGGACGGGGCGTGGATCGGCTGGGGCGGGTCGACTGACGAAAAGATCGCCCCCTTCGATTTGGACGAGATGCGCCTGGTCCCGGTCGAGCTCAGCGCGGCGGAGTTCGAACAGTATTACGAGGGTTTCGCCAATGCGTCGCTGTGGCCGCTCTACCACGATGTGATCGCGCCGCCCGAATTCCACCGCGCCTGGTGGGACGCGTACGTGCGAGTGAATCAGCGGTTTGCCAAGGCCGCCGCCGCGACGGCCGCCGACAAGGCGGTCGTGTGGGTGCACGATTACCAACTGCAGCTCGTGCCGGCCATGCTGCGCGACTTGCGGCCGGATGTGAAGATCGGGTTCTTCAACCACATCCCGTTCCCCCCGTACGAGATTTTTGCTCAGCTGCCGTGGCGTCGCCGCATCCTCGAGGGCCTGCTCGGTGCCGACCTGATCGGGTTCCAGCGGCCGTACGACACCGCGAACTTCTTGCGCGCCGTCCGCCGCAAGATCGGCACGACTGCTCGGCACGGCATGGTCAAGGTGCCGGGGACGGACGGCGGCGAGGGACGCATTGCCAAAGCCCAGTCGTTCCCCATCTCGATCGATTCGCAGTCGCTGGCCGAACTCGCGGCCGATCCCGACGTCCAGCGCCGTGCCGCCGAGATCCGCACCGAACTGGGCGATCCGCGCGTGCTGATGTTGGGCGTCGACCGGATGGACTACACCAAGGGCATCCGGCACCGGCTCAAGGCGTTCGGCGAGCTCATGGACGACGGCGACCTCACCGTCCCCGACGTCACGCTCGTGCAGATCGCCACGCCGAGCCGCGAGCGCCTCGAGTACTACAAGCAGATCCGCACCGACGTCGAACTGGCGGTCGGGCGGATCAACGGCGAGCACGGCGAGCTCGGCGCGGCCGCCGTGCACTATATGCATCATTCGTATCCGCGCCGGGAGATGGTCGCGTTCTACTTGGCCGCCGACGTGATGCTGGTGACGGCGCTGCGGGACGGGATGAATCTCGTCGCCAAGGAGTACGTGGCCACCCGGCTGGACAATACCGGCGCCCTCGTCTTGAGCGAGTTCACCGGAGCTGCCGACGAACTCCGCCAGGCGATCCTCGTCAACCCGCACGACATCATCGATTTGAAGCAGTCGATCTTGCGTGCCGTGAACATCGAGCCGCGCGAAGCCTCACGGAGGATGCGCTCGCTGCGTCGCCGCGTGTCCGAGGACGACGTCAAGCACTGGTCGCACCGATTCCTGTCGACGCTGGCGCATGTCCGGGAGCATCCGTGA
- a CDS encoding DUF488 family protein — translation MVVYTIGHSTRSVEDVERMLAGAGVDLVADIRSFPSSRKNPQWARDKLAERWDGGYVWLGEKLGGRRKVTGEDTNAAWEHPAFRGYADWMQTTTFAEGMDELTALTRDHTVSIMCAEAVWWRCHRRMVTDALIARGYDVRHLMDNGPHEASLTKFARVDGQTVTYPA, via the coding sequence GTGGTCGTCTACACGATCGGACACTCGACGCGTTCCGTCGAGGACGTGGAACGCATGCTCGCCGGCGCGGGAGTCGATCTGGTGGCCGACATCCGCTCGTTCCCGTCGTCGCGGAAGAACCCGCAATGGGCCCGCGACAAGCTGGCGGAGCGATGGGACGGCGGCTACGTCTGGCTCGGCGAAAAACTCGGCGGACGACGCAAGGTCACCGGCGAGGACACCAATGCCGCCTGGGAACATCCCGCATTTCGCGGATACGCCGACTGGATGCAGACGACGACTTTCGCCGAGGGAATGGACGAGCTGACCGCCTTGACCCGCGATCACACGGTGTCAATCATGTGCGCCGAAGCCGTGTGGTGGCGCTGCCACCGGCGGATGGTCACCGATGCGCTGATCGCCCGCGGCTACGACGTCCGGCATTTGATGGACAACGGCCCGCACGAGGCGTCGCTGACCAAGTTCGCCCGCGTGGACGGGCAGACAGTCACTTATCCGGCGTGA
- a CDS encoding serine/threonine-protein kinase gives MTGVSSIDGYQVCECLGQGGMGVVHRAIDAAGNQVAIKVLHPHVAIDPEARRRLAREVHTLQKVRHPRVAEVIDAELDAETPFLVTQYVPGPSLSADVGESGPFSEAELVHLGHGLLDALSAVHAVDVVHRDLKPANVMLLDGEPVVIDFGIAQAADDVQITATGLVMGTPGYLSPEVAAGNPSTPATDWWGWGAVMAFAATGRNPFGSGPIEAILGRVQGGDPDLEGAPERFRGLLRACLDPEPARRPNGDAILGGLVDIESGRMPDLPTPDRSAAGDGPDDAPTTVSPASGGPGEAPTVAAAAIATPSGSPSEALTEAAPAANPVARPASGAGGSDGMTRAMPAANPGATASPGDVRGLGYDQHDPAYDEAGRPTGHYPAQAQYPAPYPGQYPYQDPRQFPAQQQFLGPPPMPPRRSGTVAALFAAVIMAFTLGPGIVLVAVLAWSLLARTVGRAWQLRRWRRYAQGSAGTMATIGSIPGSFILSIITTVFTSILPAIAGTAAAAIVWFLGSGTVPSEFLTPGTLACSAFIILIVAWWGPGGNRLRDGSRAIVRTCSPGSWGRFVLAGAFLAIAVIAAGLALGGSEPTWWPVGINPFVMISQVSNVR, from the coding sequence GTGACGGGAGTTTCTTCAATCGACGGATATCAGGTGTGCGAGTGCCTGGGCCAGGGCGGAATGGGTGTCGTGCACCGTGCCATCGACGCTGCCGGCAACCAGGTGGCCATCAAGGTATTGCATCCGCACGTCGCCATCGACCCCGAGGCGCGGCGCCGGCTGGCCCGGGAGGTGCACACGCTGCAAAAGGTCCGGCATCCGCGAGTCGCCGAGGTGATCGATGCCGAGCTGGACGCCGAGACGCCGTTCCTCGTCACACAGTATGTGCCGGGACCTTCGCTGTCGGCGGACGTCGGCGAGAGCGGCCCGTTCAGCGAGGCCGAGCTCGTCCATTTGGGCCACGGGCTGCTGGATGCGCTGTCGGCCGTGCACGCCGTCGACGTCGTTCACCGCGACCTGAAGCCGGCAAACGTGATGCTTCTGGACGGCGAACCGGTAGTGATCGATTTCGGTATCGCGCAGGCCGCGGACGACGTGCAGATCACCGCCACCGGGCTCGTCATGGGCACGCCGGGGTATTTGAGCCCCGAGGTCGCGGCCGGCAATCCGTCGACGCCGGCGACCGACTGGTGGGGCTGGGGAGCTGTCATGGCGTTTGCCGCGACGGGACGCAATCCGTTCGGTTCCGGGCCGATCGAGGCCATCCTGGGCCGGGTACAAGGCGGCGACCCCGACCTCGAGGGGGCGCCGGAACGATTCCGCGGGCTCCTGCGGGCGTGTTTGGATCCGGAGCCCGCGCGCCGACCGAACGGCGACGCGATTCTGGGCGGGCTCGTCGATATCGAATCGGGCCGGATGCCGGACCTCCCGACGCCGGACCGGTCGGCGGCTGGCGACGGGCCGGACGACGCGCCAACGACCGTCTCTCCGGCGTCCGGCGGGCCGGGCGAGGCTCCCACGGTGGCGGCGGCGGCGATCGCGACGCCGTCCGGTTCCCCCTCCGAAGCACTCACCGAGGCGGCCCCGGCGGCGAACCCCGTGGCACGGCCGGCGTCCGGGGCCGGCGGGAGCGACGGAATGACCCGCGCCATGCCGGCGGCGAACCCCGGTGCCACCGCGAGCCCGGGCGATGTGCGCGGCCTCGGATACGACCAGCATGATCCGGCGTACGACGAGGCCGGCCGGCCCACCGGTCACTACCCGGCTCAGGCCCAATATCCGGCTCCGTATCCGGGCCAATACCCGTATCAGGATCCGCGGCAGTTTCCGGCGCAGCAGCAGTTCCTCGGGCCGCCGCCCATGCCGCCGCGACGCAGCGGCACCGTTGCCGCGCTCTTTGCCGCGGTGATCATGGCGTTCACGCTCGGGCCCGGCATCGTGCTGGTGGCCGTGCTGGCCTGGTCACTGCTGGCGCGCACCGTCGGCCGCGCATGGCAGCTTCGCCGGTGGCGCCGGTACGCGCAAGGGTCGGCCGGAACGATGGCGACAATCGGATCGATCCCCGGATCGTTCATCCTGAGCATCATCACGACAGTGTTCACGTCCATCCTGCCGGCGATCGCCGGGACTGCCGCGGCCGCCATCGTGTGGTTCTTGGGATCGGGCACCGTTCCCAGCGAATTCCTCACTCCCGGGACTCTCGCATGCTCGGCGTTCATCATCCTGATCGTCGCCTGGTGGGGCCCGGGCGGAAACCGGCTGCGGGACGGCAGCCGCGCGATCGTCCGGACGTGCTCGCCCGGATCGTGGGGGCGCTTCGTGCTGGCCGGTGCGTTCTTGGCCATCGCGGTGATCGCTGCCGGACTGGCGCTCGGCGGTTCGGAACCGACCTGGTGGCCGGTAGGCATCAACCCGTTTGTGATGATTTCTCAAGTTAGCAACGTACGCTAG
- a CDS encoding amidohydrolase, with protein sequence MTSTVAFTGGRVLPIADEHGNPADPIDGGVVLVTDGKVDAVGADVRIPDDAHVVNAAGRWVLPGFFEPHAHVGIHEEADGWAGDDTNEMTDPNGARLRAIDAVNPADEGFRDALRGGVTAALIKPGSGNPIGGQTVAVKTWGRIVDEMLISDSVSVKSALGENPKRVYGEQKKLPSTRMGTAAVIRDAFRAAEDYRSARDAAELEGKPFTRDGGLETLVRVLDGELAWDQHTHRADDIATAVRLSEEFGYRLVVNHGTEGHLIADYLADKHIPVIIGPLFTSRSKVELRNRHLRTPGALAGAGVRIAITTDHPVVPIDFLVYQAALAMKEGLEHDEALRALTINPARMMGLDHRIGSLTPGRDADIVLWDGDPLDVMSRAREVYIGGNRVYRYDAADPDGSVAGTYRV encoded by the coding sequence ATGACATCGACTGTGGCCTTCACTGGCGGACGCGTTCTTCCTATCGCCGACGAGCACGGAAATCCCGCCGACCCGATCGACGGCGGCGTCGTCCTGGTCACCGACGGCAAGGTCGATGCGGTCGGCGCGGACGTGCGGATTCCGGACGACGCCCACGTCGTCAACGCGGCAGGACGTTGGGTGTTGCCGGGATTCTTCGAACCGCATGCGCACGTCGGCATCCATGAGGAGGCCGACGGGTGGGCCGGCGACGACACCAACGAGATGACCGATCCGAACGGCGCCCGGCTGCGAGCGATCGATGCCGTCAACCCTGCCGACGAAGGCTTTCGCGACGCGCTGCGCGGCGGTGTGACCGCCGCCCTGATCAAGCCCGGATCCGGCAATCCGATCGGTGGCCAGACGGTTGCGGTCAAGACGTGGGGACGCATTGTCGATGAAATGCTCATCAGCGACTCCGTCTCCGTGAAGAGCGCCTTGGGCGAGAACCCGAAACGCGTGTACGGCGAGCAAAAGAAGCTGCCGTCGACCCGGATGGGGACCGCGGCAGTCATTCGCGACGCGTTCCGTGCGGCCGAGGACTACCGTTCGGCCCGAGATGCGGCGGAGCTGGAGGGCAAACCGTTCACCCGGGACGGCGGGCTGGAGACTCTCGTGCGCGTGCTGGACGGCGAACTCGCCTGGGATCAGCACACGCACCGCGCCGACGACATTGCCACGGCGGTGCGGTTGTCCGAAGAATTCGGCTACCGGCTCGTCGTCAACCACGGCACCGAAGGCCACCTCATCGCCGATTATTTGGCCGACAAACACATTCCCGTCATCATCGGTCCGTTGTTCACGAGTCGGTCGAAGGTCGAGCTGCGGAACCGTCACCTGCGCACTCCCGGCGCGCTGGCCGGCGCCGGCGTCCGGATCGCCATCACGACCGACCATCCCGTCGTCCCCATCGATTTCCTGGTGTACCAGGCGGCGTTGGCCATGAAGGAAGGGCTCGAGCACGACGAGGCGTTGCGGGCGTTGACAATCAATCCGGCACGCATGATGGGTCTCGACCATCGCATTGGTTCACTCACCCCGGGCCGCGACGCCGATATAGTCCTGTGGGACGGCGACCCGCTTGACGTCATGTCCCGGGCACGCGAGGTGTATATCGGCGGCAACCGCGTATACCGCTACGACGCCGCGGATCCGGATGGATCCGTGGCAGGGACCTACCGCGTATGA